DNA sequence from the Candidatus Sulfuricurvum sp. RIFRC-1 genome:
GGGTGGATTTGTTTGGTATCTCTCAAAATAGCTTCTACCATGATGGCGGTAGATTTTGCCGGAGCATAATACGCTGATCCTGTTTGAAGAAGCGCTACGATCTCTGCTCCCCCTTTACGGGTACGCTGAACGATCTCATCAATCTCTTCTTGGCTGAGTACATCTGAGAGAGGAACACCTGCTACCGTCGAATAACGCGGCAAGGGAACCATATCATCGCCATGTCCACCCATAACCGATGCACGGATTTGACCTCCGCCGTAACCCAATTTTTCTTGAATAAAGGCTGCCATACGTGAGCTATCGAGTACTCCCGCCATACCGATTACTCGACTGCGATCAAAACCGCTCTCTTTGAGGGCTACATAGGTCATTGCATCGAGAGGATTTGAAACAATGATGACAATTGCGTTAGGGGAGTATTTGGCAATCCCTTCCATAACTTCACGGGTTACTTTAGCGTTAATCATCAACAAATCATCTCGGCTCATACCCGGAAGACGCGGGCTTCCTGCTGTTACAACGACCACATTACAGTCGGTCATATCTGCCATCGTTTCAGCGACACTTACAACCGTATGAGATCGTACTGCCGCAGCCGCTTGAGACATGTCCAGCGCTTTCCCGCGAGCGATTTCGATTTTATTATCACGCAAAATAATTTCATGACATGAGCCGAGCATTGCAAGAGAGTAAGCGACCGTTGAACCTACGTTCCCCGCACCTACGAT
Encoded proteins:
- the mdh gene encoding malate dehydrogenase, which translates into the protein MIKGKRVGIVGAGNVGSTVAYSLAMLGSCHEIILRDNKIEIARGKALDMSQAAAAVRSHTVVSVAETMADMTDCNVVVVTAGSPRLPGMSRDDLLMINAKVTREVMEGIAKYSPNAIVIIVSNPLDAMTYVALKESGFDRSRVIGMAGVLDSSRMAAFIQEKLGYGGGQIRASVMGGHGDDMVPLPRYSTVAGVPLSDVLSQEEIDEIVQRTRKGGAEIVALLQTGSAYYAPAKSTAIMVEAILRDTKQIHPCAVYLEGEYGFSDVVSGVPVMLGANGAEKIIEVTLNESEKAMFARSCASVQSLIDTLNTNKFFEGAKV